The Sulfurimonas aquatica genomic sequence GTTAGCATTACAGGGAACAACAAATGCAATGGCCAGTCAGTCTATTGCCATTACACTAGGAACGATGGGTTGTAAGAAAACTAAATTTGTTATGAATGAAAGAGCATCTGAATTTGTTGCTTCAAACATGGATATTTTAGCAAAAGAGATTTCTGTAGGTCATGGTGAGAGTTTAGATACTTTAGCTGAACTTTTAGAAGTTGAAGACAAGGCTATGTTTAGCGCGTCTCTTCAAACAAACTATAACAAGATTTATAGTAGCAAGTCAGTTAAAATGGCTGATGTTTTAGATAATATTTCTACAACGGCTATATAGTCACTTTAACTAAAGCAGTTCCAATCTGCTTTAGTTTACTTCTTTAAACAGGGTTTTTCATCTTCACTACTAAAATTATATTTCTCACACTTTTTATTACAACTTTTTTATACTCATCAACTCTAGAAAGTTATCATAATAGAGCTATTAAACTTGAACTCTATAATCAACGATATTGGCATACACTTTTGCATATGGAAAATAATGAGAGTGAGATAGATGATGAAAACTTCTTTTTATCAATAAATGGAAAAGAGGACCCTAAAGCAGAACTTTTAGCTACGTTAAGCGCTTTTTTTAGTAATGAAAAAGCTGATGATAACTCAAGCATATGTAGATTTCCAGCAAGATATGTATGGTTGCAAGAGAAATTAAAGGCTAAAGATTTTCCAACTGCAGTATGTAGTGAGTATGAAAAAACTTATAAGAGAGTAGACCCTAAATCAGTAACACTCGTTTTTCCATCTGCACATATAAACTCTCCTGCTTCGATGTTTGGACATACGTTTTTACGAATAAATTCGTCTTACAACTCTAAACTTTTATCTTATGCTGTAAATTATGCTGCTAGTGTAAATAGTGAGACAGAAAACGGTGTATTCTTTGCCATTAAGGGACTCTTTGGAGGTTATTATGGACGCTATTCACTTTTACCATATTATGAAAAGCTCAAAGAGTATAGAGATAGTGAGCAAAGAGATATTTGGGAATATGATTTAAATCTTAACGAAGATGAAATAGAGAGAATGTTTATGCATATCTGGGAATTAAATGGAGTATATTCAGATTATTTTTTTCTTACAGAAAATTGTTCATACAATATGCTATGGTTACTTGAAGTAGCTAGAGAAGAGCTAAAGCTTCGAGATTCTTTTTTGTATCAAGTTATCCCCCTTGAGAGCGTCCAAATAGTAAAAGAGAATAATATACTTACAAAAAGTAGCTATAGACCATCCAAAAGAACTATACTCTTAAAATATGAAGAGTTGATAGATGAAAGATATTTAGCAATTCCTCTGAATTTAATCGGTTCTGAGTATAAGTTAGAAGAACTTATAGATAATAATGAAATAAATGTGACCCAAAAAAGTTATCTACTAGAAGCTACAGTTGAAAATTTAGAATATCTTTTTAGTAAGGGGAAGATAACTAAAGATGAGTATTTAGAGAAGTTTCATAAATTTACAAGAGCTCGAGCAAAATTAGGTCTAAGTAATAAAATAGATATTAAAACACCACCAAATCCAATTGATAGCCATAGAGCTGTAAGACTGCAAGCTGGTGTTGGAAGCGACAATGGCGAGATGAAATCATATCTTGGAATGAGACCAGCTTATCATGACTTAGAAGATAGCAACTATGGATTTTTAAGAGGCACTCAAATAGAATTTATGGATATACTACTCTCTAGCTCAAAAAACGGAGTTGAAGTTGAAAATGCGACCATACTCTCTATAGTGTCTTTAGCGCAAAGAAGCGAGTTTTTTAAAAGTCTCTCTTGGAGAACTAAGATAGGCTGGAATCGTGAATATCTTAAAGATGACGCAATATTTAATCTAAGCATTGGCACTGGTTATAGCTGGGGAAATGAACTTGCATTTGTTTATACATTAGTAGATCCAATCTTTTACTTAAAAGATGATTTTACTTCTGGTTTAGGAGTAAGCGTAGGTTTGAATTTTGATAAGTATAAATTAGTCAATACAAATATAGAACTTACAAAAAGAGTTTATGACAATGGGCGTAATCAGACGATCATTAAAGCGTCACAAGGTTTTAACTTAACGCAAAACTCTAAAATAGTGCTAAAATACGACTATATTGATAAATATGTAGATAAACTGAAAAAAACTGAGCATTCATTTCTTGGCATATTGCGGTATTATTATTAAATTATTTTTTAACTAGGGTGTTTTTATTGAAAATTATAGAGAATATAGTAAAGTCTACATCGTATGTAACGGCATTAGTATTAGTATTACTAGTAGTTTTAATCCTTTTTGACGCTCTAAGCCGTTATCTGTTTTCAATGGGTTCAACTTCACTTCAAGAGTTAGAGTGGCACTTTTTTGACGTTGTGATTCTACTTAGCATCGCATATACGTTGAAGTATAATGCTCATGTTCGCGTTGATATTTTTTACGCTAAATTTTCTCCAAAGTTACAGGCAATTATAAATATACTCACTACTCTTTTTTTTATTTTTCCTTTGTCGTTTCTTATTATTTACGTAGGCGTTGGGTTTGTAGAGATGAGTTTTGTACAAAATGAAGCTTCATCAGACCCAGGTGGTTTGAGTAATAGATGGATAGTGAAATCACTTATGCCGCTTTCATTTATTATATTATTACTTCAGTCACTCGAAGAGTTGATAAACAGCTATAAAGAGTGGAAAGTATTATGATAGCGTTTATAATGTTTCTTGTAGCTCTTGTTTTTTTACTTCTTGGCATTCCAGTCGCATTTGCATTTGGTGGGGTAGCGATGATGTTCGCGTTTGTTATGCCCGAACTTGGTTTTGAAGTCTTTAACATTTTGCCATTTAGAATTTATGGGATTATGAATAACACGACGCTTATGGCGGTTCCTCTGTTTATAATGATGGGACTCATCCTTGAAAAGTCAGGTATGGCAGAGCGATTGCTTCTTTCAATGAGTTCACTCTTTAAAAGCGTAAGAGGAGGGCTGGGAGTAAGCGTAGTACTCGTAGGTGCCATACTTGCTGCGTCTACTGGAATAGTATCGGCTTCTGTTGTGATGATGAGCGTCATAGCTCTTCCTCTAATGATAAACGCAGGATACAACAAATCTCTTGCAAGTGGCACTATCGCTTCGAGTGGTACTCTAGGTCAGATTATTCCACCTTCCATCATTCTTATCATTTTAGGCGACGTTATGAGCGTAAGCGTAGGTGATCTTTTTAAGGGCGCAGTACTTCCTGGGCTAGCCTTAGTAGGGCTTTACGTCGCTTACATACTTATAAGAGCTTTTGTAAACAAAGATGACGCGCCCGCGATAGTTACTCATGAGAAAATCTCCTTTTATGAAGTTTTTAAGTCTATAGTCCCACCGCTACTTCTAATGGTCTCTGTATTAGGTAGTATATTTGCGGGTATAGCGTCTCCAACAGAGTCTGCCGCGTTTGGCGTACTTGGTGGCGTTATATTATCAGCTATAAATAAAACGCTGAATGCTCAGATGTTAAAGTATGCCTTGTCAGAGACTATGAAGCTTAGTGGGATGATATTTATGATTCTTATTGGAGCCACTACATTTAGTTTAGTATTTAACGAGCTTGGTGGTAGTGACCTTATATTGGAGTTCTTTAGTGAAGACGTAGGGGATGTATGGGTATTTATTACCGTTGCGATGATAAGTATCTTTATTTTAGGTTTTTTTATAGACTTTATTGAGATAAGCTTTATAATTGTCCCTATTTTGGTACCTGTTATGGCAGCATTTGGAATTGATCCTATCTGGTTTGCGGTTTTAATAGCGATGAATCTACAAGCCTCTTTTTTAACGCCACCCTTTGGACTCTCTCTCTTCTTTTTAAAAGGAGCAGCTGGAGATAGCGTTTCAACTTTAGAAATATACAAAGGAATTATTCCTTTTATTCTCTTGCAGTTAATGGGCTTAGGCCTCGTTTTATTATTTCCAAATCTTGTTTTTGCTTTTTTATAAAATATAAATAATAGTAATACTAGTATCTTATTTTAATTTAAAATTAATAATTATTTGCCTACAATTGGATACATACATATTTAAAGTGCCAAACTTGTTGTGAAGCAAGGACGGAAAGCTATGGGTCTTTTGAGTAAAGATCGCCAGGTTACAAATATACTTCATTACTTTTGTCAAACCTACATTTTACTCGCAGATTATTTTAAACTTCATTAAGGATACATCATGAAAAGCTTACTCTTACATAGCTTGATCATTTCTACAATTATATTTACAGGTTGTAATACGCAATCAACAGACGATGACTCAGGGGGTGCTA encodes the following:
- a CDS encoding DUF4105 domain-containing protein — translated: MENNESEIDDENFFLSINGKEDPKAELLATLSAFFSNEKADDNSSICRFPARYVWLQEKLKAKDFPTAVCSEYEKTYKRVDPKSVTLVFPSAHINSPASMFGHTFLRINSSYNSKLLSYAVNYAASVNSETENGVFFAIKGLFGGYYGRYSLLPYYEKLKEYRDSEQRDIWEYDLNLNEDEIERMFMHIWELNGVYSDYFFLTENCSYNMLWLLEVAREELKLRDSFLYQVIPLESVQIVKENNILTKSSYRPSKRTILLKYEELIDERYLAIPLNLIGSEYKLEELIDNNEINVTQKSYLLEATVENLEYLFSKGKITKDEYLEKFHKFTRARAKLGLSNKIDIKTPPNPIDSHRAVRLQAGVGSDNGEMKSYLGMRPAYHDLEDSNYGFLRGTQIEFMDILLSSSKNGVEVENATILSIVSLAQRSEFFKSLSWRTKIGWNREYLKDDAIFNLSIGTGYSWGNELAFVYTLVDPIFYLKDDFTSGLGVSVGLNFDKYKLVNTNIELTKRVYDNGRNQTIIKASQGFNLTQNSKIVLKYDYIDKYVDKLKKTEHSFLGILRYYY
- a CDS encoding TRAP transporter large permease — protein: MIAFIMFLVALVFLLLGIPVAFAFGGVAMMFAFVMPELGFEVFNILPFRIYGIMNNTTLMAVPLFIMMGLILEKSGMAERLLLSMSSLFKSVRGGLGVSVVLVGAILAASTGIVSASVVMMSVIALPLMINAGYNKSLASGTIASSGTLGQIIPPSIILIILGDVMSVSVGDLFKGAVLPGLALVGLYVAYILIRAFVNKDDAPAIVTHEKISFYEVFKSIVPPLLLMVSVLGSIFAGIASPTESAAFGVLGGVILSAINKTLNAQMLKYALSETMKLSGMIFMILIGATTFSLVFNELGGSDLILEFFSEDVGDVWVFITVAMISIFILGFFIDFIEISFIIVPILVPVMAAFGIDPIWFAVLIAMNLQASFLTPPFGLSLFFLKGAAGDSVSTLEIYKGIIPFILLQLMGLGLVLLFPNLVFAFL
- a CDS encoding DUF3015 family protein yields the protein MKKIIVSIAAVVALSSVAFAGVNNQTGCGLGAIIIKDDSTAIMLALQGTTNAMASQSIAITLGTMGCKKTKFVMNERASEFVASNMDILAKEISVGHGESLDTLAELLEVEDKAMFSASLQTNYNKIYSSKSVKMADVLDNISTTAI
- a CDS encoding TRAP transporter small permease subunit; the protein is MKIIENIVKSTSYVTALVLVLLVVLILFDALSRYLFSMGSTSLQELEWHFFDVVILLSIAYTLKYNAHVRVDIFYAKFSPKLQAIINILTTLFFIFPLSFLIIYVGVGFVEMSFVQNEASSDPGGLSNRWIVKSLMPLSFIILLLQSLEELINSYKEWKVL